A part of Vulcanisaeta moutnovskia 768-28 genomic DNA contains:
- a CDS encoding DUF6114 domain-containing protein, with protein sequence MDFFTRFGFGLVSMWRRKVIILPALFAVNLVTWIYFWVRPSLLGFALIILTLAVFLTVVFIGVIPVVIMEENNYDPGVVRRMGLDTFISLIIVYALFIYVSSVLLALIKPPSYLFVMIALLFALPLTPIVVLAVLVPPLIGYFIRDKWRSLRGRIPFWGVYLGSLSAVILLLMPMMYFRVLFVSTSLINAFILGGITLILSLVPLLYPRPEICRVLGLVMVFLGILMWILAAGGLTWGSVLAIISGGYLYDWRPWSK encoded by the coding sequence GTGGATTTCTTCACTAGGTTTGGTTTCGGTCTCGTTAGTATGTGGAGACGTAAGGTCATAATACTACCTGCCCTATTTGCCGTGAACCTGGTTACTTGGATTTACTTCTGGGTTAGGCCGTCACTACTTGGTTTTGCATTAATAATCCTCACCCTGGCGGTTTTTCTGACCGTGGTATTCATCGGCGTTATACCCGTGGTTATTATGGAGGAGAATAATTATGACCCAGGTGTGGTTAGGAGGATGGGCCTTGACACCTTCATATCATTAATAATAGTATACGCATTATTCATATACGTTAGTTCAGTACTTCTCGCCTTGATTAAGCCGCCCTCATACCTCTTCGTAATGATAGCGCTACTCTTTGCGCTACCCTTGACACCCATCGTAGTGTTGGCAGTATTGGTACCGCCACTCATTGGTTACTTCATTAGGGATAAGTGGCGCTCGCTCAGGGGTAGGATACCCTTCTGGGGAGTTTACCTGGGTTCACTATCAGCCGTAATACTCCTCCTAATGCCAATGATGTACTTCAGAGTATTATTCGTGAGCACATCATTAATAAATGCCTTCATACTTGGTGGAATAACCCTAATACTATCACTGGTACCACTACTCTATCCAAGGCCTGAGATTTGCAGAGTATTGGGCTTGGTAATGGTCTTCCTTGGTATACTAATGTGGATACTCGCTGCTGGAGGCCTAACCTGGGGCTCGGTCCTTGCAATAATAAGCGGTGGGTATCTCTATGATTGGAGACCGTGGAGTAAATAA
- a CDS encoding acetoacetate decarboxylase family protein, whose translation MVLKGGDKGFGIPLNAPLYPQSSIINYSRVRVVMALANIDPKSVEPLLPEGVDLALEVTAFWVGDYGISTVGVYREALVAIPVKTEGIELAYYILYIYVTNDAALAAGRELAGAPKKLADIRLLVNDYGLAIGTLERGGELMRAEVALSSRLGLEQLDAFKALMPRTDNTVTFPLLSVRVLPPLPDGTPGIAQLIHWYAKFTFTPRESPQIWAGEARIKLDGTPFDPLSDIKVTQVITGFYIEGDMELGIVRRVKEWKLTWS comes from the coding sequence ATGGTCCTTAAGGGTGGTGATAAGGGTTTTGGAATACCATTAAATGCACCATTGTATCCCCAATCATCAATCATAAACTATAGTAGGGTTAGGGTAGTTATGGCGTTGGCTAATATTGATCCGAAAAGTGTGGAGCCACTATTGCCTGAGGGTGTTGACCTAGCCCTTGAGGTGACCGCGTTTTGGGTTGGTGATTATGGCATATCAACCGTTGGAGTCTACAGGGAGGCGTTGGTGGCGATACCGGTAAAGACTGAGGGTATTGAACTTGCCTATTATATACTGTATATTTACGTGACAAATGATGCGGCATTGGCGGCTGGTAGGGAGTTGGCGGGTGCGCCGAAGAAGCTTGCTGACATTAGGTTATTAGTGAATGATTATGGATTAGCAATAGGCACGTTGGAGAGGGGTGGTGAGTTAATGAGGGCTGAGGTTGCGTTAAGTAGTAGGTTGGGCCTTGAGCAGTTGGACGCGTTTAAGGCATTAATGCCTAGGACCGACAATACAGTGACGTTCCCACTATTGTCAGTAAGGGTATTACCACCACTGCCGGATGGTACACCCGGTATTGCACAGCTAATACATTGGTATGCAAAGTTCACATTCACACCAAGGGAGAGCCCACAGATATGGGCCGGAGAGGCTAGGATAAAATTAGATGGTACACCTTTCGACCCACTTAGTGATATAAAGGTGACGCAAGTAATTACTGGCTTCTACATTGAGGGCGACATGGAGCTGGGCATTGTTAGGAGAGTTAAGGAGTGGAAATTAACCTGGAGTTAG
- a CDS encoding acyl-CoA dehydrogenase family protein, whose amino-acid sequence MSFLDLDRLTNEDELIRRNIHRLAEEILRPLSIKVDRMEPRNRIALGSPLYDAIKEMKRMELHKIHLPKERGGLELTNLQRYIIDEELGWASLGFATLIGVDAIPFTIAALFGSERVRDELVKPWLEDTEGKYIGCWGVTEPEHGSDYILAFRDKDVGSFGRGNVVIEHDGDEWVINGQKSAWVSAAPICTHMGLHAQLKDGKSLRDGAFVIMPLNLRGVRKGEPVDMLGNRDCPQGPVYFDNVHVPDDYVIVQPPFYEVFSDQLLNLTSVNMGAYSVGLARAAFEEALRYAKTRVQGGKSLIEHKNIKLRMYEMFERVETARYYVRRAMDYVYTKFFIEQSFATPPRYARAAQIYAKKIAFEVAHDALQVFGAYGLSREFIIEKLFRDARALLIEDGTVETLSLDAADDIIQNYGL is encoded by the coding sequence ATGAGCTTCCTGGACCTTGACAGATTAACCAATGAGGATGAATTAATAAGGAGGAATATACATAGGCTCGCTGAGGAGATCCTTAGGCCATTATCCATTAAGGTGGATAGGATGGAACCCAGGAATAGGATCGCACTTGGTTCACCGTTATATGATGCAATTAAGGAGATGAAGAGGATGGAACTACATAAGATTCACTTACCGAAAGAGCGTGGTGGCTTGGAATTAACGAACCTACAGAGGTACATAATTGATGAGGAACTTGGCTGGGCTAGTCTTGGTTTCGCAACACTTATTGGTGTTGACGCAATACCCTTCACAATAGCCGCATTGTTCGGTTCAGAGAGGGTTAGGGATGAGCTTGTTAAGCCCTGGCTCGAGGACACTGAGGGTAAGTACATCGGTTGTTGGGGAGTTACTGAGCCTGAGCATGGTAGTGACTACATACTGGCCTTTAGGGATAAGGATGTTGGGTCCTTCGGTAGGGGTAACGTGGTTATTGAGCATGATGGTGATGAGTGGGTCATAAATGGACAGAAGTCCGCCTGGGTATCAGCGGCGCCAATATGCACCCACATGGGCCTTCACGCACAGTTAAAGGATGGTAAGAGTCTCAGGGATGGCGCATTCGTGATAATGCCACTTAACCTGAGGGGTGTTAGGAAGGGCGAGCCTGTTGATATGCTTGGTAATAGGGATTGCCCACAGGGGCCCGTATACTTTGATAATGTACATGTACCTGATGATTATGTGATTGTTCAACCACCATTCTATGAGGTGTTCTCAGATCAACTACTTAATTTAACGAGTGTAAACATGGGCGCGTACTCCGTGGGGCTCGCAAGGGCGGCATTTGAGGAAGCCCTGAGGTATGCGAAGACCCGTGTACAGGGTGGTAAGTCATTGATTGAGCATAAGAACATTAAGTTGAGGATGTATGAAATGTTTGAGAGGGTGGAGACGGCCAGGTACTACGTTAGGAGGGCCATGGACTACGTATACACTAAGTTCTTTATTGAACAGTCATTCGCAACACCACCTAGGTATGCCAGGGCTGCCCAGATATATGCGAAGAAGATAGCCTTTGAGGTTGCACACGATGCACTGCAGGTATTTGGCGCCTATGGACTCAGTAGGGAGTTTATTATTGAGAAGTTGTTTAGGGATGCTAGGGCGTTGCTCATTGAGGATGGTACAGTGGAGACGTTAAGCCTTGATGCTGCTGATGACATTATTCAGAATTATGGTTTGTAA
- a CDS encoding alkaline phosphatase family protein, whose amino-acid sequence MLIGKYGLQFTIIIIVAIALSLVLLGLFIYGTYQGNALISMVPQCQTLTASQLSTRTPIKHVIIIFLENHSFDNIFGVYPTNGTLNGSLIVQFTIPNNLLTMSEIPSYLEPVPIGIYYTKNPNEGYIPYHADWDYGKMDGWVRGSGPQSLYYYTVDQVAPIWDLAEEYGLADNYFTPYLSESAPNHLFLYAAYAPVIDDYGPPPYIPVQESIFAELCQYHVSWGYYIDPREPPSLLDIKYFYGINRYSSHVQTWSDFISEVMNGSLPAVSWVMPNPINDMGPPNNMLYGEAWLLYIINTVEESPIWNSTVIFITWDEFGGYYDHVPPPIINGEPLGVRVPLIVISPYAKEDYVSHTLLTHASLIAFIDYNWELPALNEYVLKSNIPLDFFYFNMSRGPIVFSQGFPLIDNIYSLPNVSNYRDLSSLFPLTLQISLNELPYSRYGLSNITLAELGSQVYVSGNSAYVPVIYTPLFLWLIIALIIDLTAVSLLPMGRKAPRSVPVKVLSVISGSVVTASIIGLITLTTGLLNYLGNTGEAPLLLLGYLIGLILFSIIGLVLMRIRHGLHTLIILSIIIPVLLYVLIYVQAIQSYLMSDKPLLIYGLLSTAPIMLITLLMLRAYVSNNTWARGLGYVVSAGLLSYIVMLMIAFTYIRLYQPGLSTLLLPTELIGLLLTITWFVMQIGGIRRGVGHEL is encoded by the coding sequence ATGTTGATTGGTAAGTATGGTTTACAATTCACTATAATAATTATAGTGGCTATTGCCCTATCCCTAGTACTACTTGGGCTTTTTATCTATGGTACATACCAGGGTAATGCCTTGATCTCTATGGTACCGCAATGCCAAACCCTAACAGCATCTCAATTGAGTACTAGGACTCCCATTAAGCATGTCATTATAATATTCCTGGAGAATCATAGCTTTGACAACATATTCGGTGTGTACCCAACCAACGGTACATTGAACGGTTCCTTAATTGTTCAATTTACGATACCTAATAATCTACTTACCATGAGTGAAATACCCAGTTATCTGGAGCCCGTACCTATAGGTATTTACTACACAAAGAATCCTAATGAGGGGTATATACCGTACCATGCAGATTGGGATTACGGGAAAATGGATGGTTGGGTAAGGGGTTCAGGCCCACAGTCGCTTTATTACTACACTGTTGATCAGGTTGCACCCATTTGGGATTTGGCTGAGGAGTATGGGCTTGCCGACAATTACTTCACGCCATACCTCTCGGAAAGTGCACCAAACCACCTCTTCCTATACGCGGCATATGCACCTGTCATAGATGATTACGGCCCACCACCATACATACCAGTTCAAGAGAGCATATTTGCGGAGTTGTGCCAGTACCACGTGAGTTGGGGATACTACATAGACCCCAGGGAGCCTCCGAGCCTCCTCGATATTAAGTATTTCTACGGTATTAATAGATACTCATCGCATGTACAGACATGGAGTGACTTCATTAGTGAGGTCATGAATGGTTCGTTACCCGCGGTTTCATGGGTAATGCCAAACCCAATAAATGACATGGGGCCACCAAACAACATGTTGTATGGTGAGGCTTGGCTTCTTTACATAATTAATACGGTTGAGGAGAGCCCAATATGGAATTCAACGGTCATTTTCATAACCTGGGATGAATTCGGTGGTTATTACGACCATGTACCACCACCAATAATTAATGGTGAACCACTGGGTGTCAGGGTCCCCCTAATAGTCATATCACCCTACGCCAAGGAGGATTACGTATCGCATACACTACTCACGCATGCCTCATTAATAGCCTTCATTGATTATAACTGGGAACTACCAGCCCTGAACGAGTACGTGCTGAAGAGCAACATACCCCTTGACTTCTTCTACTTCAACATGAGCAGAGGGCCAATAGTATTTAGTCAAGGATTCCCATTAATAGACAATATATATTCATTACCCAACGTATCCAATTACAGGGACTTATCAAGCCTATTCCCATTAACACTGCAGATATCGCTTAATGAGCTTCCATACTCAAGGTATGGCCTTAGTAATATAACGCTTGCTGAATTAGGGTCACAGGTATATGTAAGTGGGAATTCTGCGTACGTACCAGTGATTTATACACCATTATTCCTATGGCTAATAATAGCCCTGATCATAGACCTAACAGCAGTGTCATTACTACCTATGGGCAGGAAGGCGCCTAGGTCAGTGCCCGTGAAGGTGCTTAGTGTTATTAGTGGTTCAGTGGTTACTGCATCAATTATTGGACTAATAACCCTAACAACGGGCTTACTTAATTACCTAGGCAATACTGGTGAGGCACCACTACTGCTTCTAGGGTATTTAATAGGCTTAATACTATTCTCAATAATAGGCTTAGTACTAATGCGGATTAGGCATGGCTTGCACACATTGATAATCCTTTCAATAATTATCCCAGTACTTCTATACGTACTTATTTATGTTCAAGCCATTCAATCCTACTTAATGAGCGACAAACCATTATTAATCTACGGCTTACTATCCACAGCGCCTATAATGCTAATTACATTATTAATGCTTAGGGCATACGTAAGCAATAATACCTGGGCCAGGGGCTTGGGTTATGTGGTTTCAGCGGGGCTCCTTTCCTACATAGTAATGCTAATGATTGCCTTCACATACATAAGGCTATACCAACCAGGACTATCAACATTGCTACTACCCACGGAATTAATAGGCCTCCTACTAACTATTACCTGGTTCGTAATGCAGATAGGAGGTATTAGGCGGGGTGTTGGTCATGAGTTATGA